The following proteins are co-located in the Primulina tabacum isolate GXHZ01 chromosome 11, ASM2559414v2, whole genome shotgun sequence genome:
- the LOC142518652 gene encoding uncharacterized protein LOC142518652, giving the protein MAEEEVLAEIEAVRAVYGDDCQIIKTYPPHLHVHLKPRTADVSSQQFVEAILGIQTSPQYPEDPPVISVVYSKGLDEQRQKHLISSLRDKALELVSCLMLIILCEEAAEMLSSMNHPDGSCALCLYPIVGENAGSNSRPFMKLMSCFHCFHCDCFIQWWNWILTQCEMGVANSSCASKSSGSLHEMTEESMPKCPVCREIFLTKDIEHVLDFTGTATHLDSDENEVDKDFLQSDSEKLRRHKFETVLKLQQENSGLIEAKNTEVLLSGMFLPQSVLLHSTESNRVPNESSQKRR; this is encoded by the exons ATGGCGGAAGAAGAAGTGTTAGCAGAAATTGAGGCTGTCCGGGCTGTTTACGGTGATGATTGTCAAATCATCAAAACCTATCCCCCACACCTCCACGTTCATCTTAAGCCTCGGACAGCCGATGTTTCATCTCAACAG TTTGTGGAAGCGATTCTAGGAATTCAGACCAGTCCTCAG TACCCTGAAGACCCACCAGTTATTTCTGTTGTTTACTCCAAGGGCCTTGATGAACAGAGGCAAAAACATCTGATATCTAGCCTTCGCGACAAAGCTCTTGAACTTGTTTCCTGCCTTATGCTCATCATTCTTTGTGAG GAAGCTGCAGAGATGCTCTCTAGTATGAATCACCCTGATGGAAGCTGCGCGTTATGTTTATATCCAATAGTTGGTGAAAACGCGGGGAGCAATTCACGACCCTTTATGAAGTTAATGTCTTGCTTTCATTGCTTTCATTG TGATTGCTTCATTCAATGGTGGAATTGGATCCTGACGCAATGTGAAATGGGCGTTGCCAATTCATCTTGTGCTTCAAAATCTTCTGGAA GCTTGCATGAAATGACAGAAGAAAGTATGCCTAAGTGCCCTGTCTGCCGTGAAATTTTTCTCACCAAGGATATTGAACATGTGCTTGACTTTACTGGGACTGCTACACATTTG GATTCCGATGAAAATGAGGTTGACAAAGATTTTCTTCAGTCTGATTCTGAGAAACTCAGGAGACATAAATTTGAAACTGTTTTGAAACTTCAGCAAGAAAATAGTGGCTTGATAGAGGCAAAGAACACTGAGGTCTTGTTGTCTGGCATGTTTCTTCCCCAGTCGGTTTTGTTACATTCGACCGAGTCCAACAGGGTACCCAATGAATCGTCGCAAAAAAGAAGGTAG